From Cryobacterium sp. GrIS_2_6:
TGCTCACCGGGCTCGGAACCGGCGAGGCGATCGTGACGGTGATGAACGAGAAGGGTGCCCCGAGCCCCGTGGCCTGGACGCGGCTGCGCGCGCCGCAGGGGTCGATGTCTCCGACTGCGGATGCCGCGATCGAGTCGGCCGTCGCGGCCTCGCCGCTCCTGGCGACGTACGGCGCCACGATCGACCGGGAGTCGGCGCGGGAAATCCTCGCGATCAAGCTCGAGGCGGCGAACCGGGCCGCGGCCAAGCAGCAGGCGGCACAGCAGGCGGCGCTCGATGCGGCGAAGGCGGCCGCGGAGCGCGAGAAGGTGGAGAAGGCCGCCGCCGCGCAGGAGGAGAAGGATGCGCGGGCCGGGGCGCAGGCGGACCGGAAGGCGCAGGCCGAATACGACCGGCTGATGCGGCAGACCGCGGCCCCGGCACGTACCCGCACGAGCGCGAAGCCGCAGAAGAGCGTGCTCGAGGAGGTGCTCGGGTCGTCCGTGACGAAGTCGATCCTGACCGGGGTCGTGGCCGGCATCTTCGGAACCCGCCGCCGGCGGTGAGCCGCCACCCGGCATCCGCTCAGTCGGTGTGGGAGGTGAAGCGGCGCTCGAACCAGTAGAGCAGCTCGGGCCGGGACCGGTTGAGGTCCAGCAGCGTCATCGGTTCGGCGACCCGCACGATCGGCGCATCGAGCTGTTCGACGATCATCTCCATCGCCCCGCGTGAATAGAACTGGCCGCGCATCCGCAGCAGCAGCCGGCCGTCGAGTCCCGTGATGAACAGCTGCGGATGCGTGTCGAGCGCGCCGCTTTCGTAGAGGTCGAGCAGCACGATGGTCCCGATCACGGACTTGTCGTAGCTCGTGACCCTGCCGAGGAAGCCGCGTTCGGAGACGCCGTCCCTGTCGACCCAGATCACAGTGCGGAAGAACGCGATCGCGGCGAGAACGCAGATGGCGACGAGGATGATCTGGCCGATGAAAACCGGTCGCCAGGAATCTGTCGGGATCGTGAGCCAGTAGAGAACGGCGGAAACCGGGGCGACGAGGGCCAGCACGGACAGACCGGACTGCCGGAGCAACCGGCCGTGCGGTCTCAGAGCGTGCGCCCGAATGAGCGGTCCCCTAGTGACTTTCACCTTAAGCGTTCCCCCTAGCCGGTGTACCCAGATTATCGCGAATGGGGGAGCGTGCCCGATAGCCACCTTAAAGGGGACAGTACCCCGCACCCCGGTGCCCGGGTCCGTGCGGGCAGACGCCGGAACCGGGCGGCACGAGGGGATCGGGCCGCCCGGTTCCTGGTGGAGGCTGCGGTGCAGCCGGTCGTGCGGGCCGGGTCAGCGGCCGAGGATGCCGCCGAGGTCGATTCCGGTGCCTGTGCCGTTCGTGGCGCCGGTGCTTCCAGAGCCGCTGAGGGCACCATCGACGATGTCGCTGACGCTCGCACCGATGTCGTCGACCGACGCCGAGGTGCCGTTGCCGGCCGGAGCGATGACGGGCGCGGTGACGGGCGCGGTCGTGTCGGTGGTGAGCGGGGCGGTCACGGGAGCCGTGACCGGGGCGGTCACCGGAGCGGTGACGGCCGTGTCGTTGCCGGAGGCGACCGGGACGTCGTTGCCGGACGCGACCGGGACGGAGGTGCCGTTGCCGATCGAGGCGCCGTTTCCGACGGAGTTGCCCGAGACTACCGGACCGGAGACCAGCGGGGCGTTCAGCACGCCGCCGCCGAGGGCATCCGTGCTGGTGCCGTTCGCGGTGGCCCCGTCCAGGCCCGACCCGTTCGTGTCGATGCCGCGCAGCGCGTCGTTCAGGACGCCGAGGTCGACCGTGTTGGCCAGGCTGCTGCTGTCACTGAACGACGGGGAGACCGTGCCGGTTTCCGCTGCCTGCGCCGGGGCGACGAAGCCGCAGACGATGAGGGCGGATGCCGCGATTCCGGTGATTCCGAATGCGGTGAGACGCTTCGTGATGGTGTTCATGAGAGCTCCATTTCGTAGTTCTGGTCCGGCCTCGGATATTCCCCGGGCCGCACACGTAGTCCGGAGCTCCCCTCGAAGCGGATTGGAATCCGTAGAGTGGGCTCGTGCCAGACTCTCCCAGCGTGCAGCGCCGCGCGCAGCCACCGAGATTCCGGGCGCACCCGGCCCAGGCCGGCGTCGCGGCCTTCGCGCTGGCGATCCTCGTCGGCACAGCGCTGCTGATGCTGCCGATCGCCCGGGTGGGTCCCGGCGGGTCGAGCCTGCTCGAGGCGATCTTCACCGCGACGAGCGCGGTCTGCGTCACCGGGCTCGTCGTCGTCGACACCGCGACGCATTGGACGCCCTTCGGGCAGGTCGTGATCATGCTCCTGATCCAGGTGGGCGGCCTCGGCGTCATGACGTTCGCGTCCGTCGTCGGGCTCTCGGTGTTGCGGAAGATGAGCCTCCGCTCCCGGATCACCGCCGCTGCCGAGGTCAAGAGCGTCGGACTCGAGGACGTGCGCGGTCTGGTGCTCGGCGTCGTGGGGACATCCGTGCTGATCGAGCTCTGCATCGCGGTGGTGCTGAGCCTGCGGTTCCTGTTCGGCTATGGCGAACCGCTCGGGAGGGCGCTCTGGCTCGGGCTGTTCCACGCGGTGTCCTCGTTCAACAACGCGGGGTTCGCCCTGTTCAGCGACAACATGATCTCCTACGCGACCGACCCGTGGATCTGCCTCCCGCTCGCCGCGGCGGTCATCCTCGGCGGTCTCGGCTTCCCCGTGCTCGTGCAGCTTCGCCGGTACCCGCGCCTGCCCCGGAAATGGGTGATGAACACCCGGCTCGTGCTCGCGGGCACCGTTGTGCTCCTCGTCGCCGGCACCGTGTACCTCACGGCAGTCGAGTGGTCGAATCCGTCGACCCTCGGGCCGCTGGGCTGGCCGGACAAGATCCTGGTCGGATTCTTCCAGTCTGTCCAGGCACGCACTGCGGGCTTCAACAGCATCGACTGGGGCCAGATGGACTCGGCGAGCCTGCTCGGCACCGACGTGCTCATGCTGATCGGCGGCGGCCCCGCCGGAACCGCGGGCGGCATCAAGATCACGACCTTCGCCGTGCTGTTCTTCGTCCTCGTCGCCGAGATTCGCGGCGAAGGGACGGTCACCGTGTTCGGCAAGCAGCTCGCCCGCTCGGTGCAACGCCAGGCCATCACGATCGTGCTGATCGCCGTGGCCGTGATCGCCTTCTCCACCGTCATCCTGATGCTCCTGACCGATTTCAGCCTCGACGCGCTGCTCTTCGAGGTGATCTCGGCCTTCGCGACCGTGGGGCTCTCGACCGGCATCACCGCGGCCTTTCCTCCCGGCGGGCAGGCGGTGCTGATGCTGCTCATGTTCATCGGCAGGCTCGGCCCGATCGCTTTCGCGTCCGCCCTCGCACTCCGGCAGCGGCCCAGCACCTTTGAACTCCCCATAGAAAGGCCGATCCTTGGCTAAGTTTTCCCTCTTCGGGCGTCGCTCGTCCTCCCGTCTCACCCAGGAGGACGCCGTAGTTGTGATCGGCCTCGGCCGGTTCGGCAGCTCACTCGCCCTCGAGCTGATGAAGAGCGGCACCGAGGTGCTCGGGATCGACGGCGACGCCGATATCGTCCAGGCGCACAACGGCCTGCTCACCCACGTCGTGCGCGCAGACTCGACGAAAGAGGAGACCCTCCGCCAGCTCGCCGTCGCCGACTTCAGCACAGCGGTCGTCGCGATCGGCGGCGACATCCAGGCGAACATCCTCACGGCGTCGCTGCTGCTCAAGCTCGGGATCGGCAACATCTGGGCAAAGGCGGTGAGCGAACCGCACGGCGCGATCCTCGACCAGCTCGGCGTGACCCACGTGATCTATCCGGAGAAGGACATGGGCAAGCGGGTCGCGCACCTCGTGCGCGGGGTGATGCAGGACTATCTCGAGATCGGCGACAACTTCGCCCTCGTCAAGATGGCGCCGCCACGCGTGATCGTGGGGGTCCCGCTCGGCGAGTCCCGGGTGCGTCCGGTGCACGGCGTGACCGTGACCGCATTCCTCCACGAGGGGGCCGGCTGGAGCTACACGACCCTCGAGACCGTCCTCGAGGCGGGCGACGTGATCCTCGTGGCCGGCGAGACCGAGCGGGTCGAGGCGTTCAGCCGGCTGCGCTGACGTCGGGGCTGAGGCCGGCGCCGCGTAGGCTCGCCCTATGAGTAGTGCAGCAGCGGCCGCCGCCCGTTTCGTTACAGCGGCCGCGGTCGGGACCCGCGTCGTCGTGCGCCGCACCATCGAGGGCGGGGTGACGGATGCCGTCGGCTACCTCCGCGCGTGCGGTCCGGTCGACTGCGTGGTCGAGACGAAACGCGGTCTCGTCACGATCGTGCTCGCCGAGATCGTGGCCGCGAAGGAAGTGCCGCCGCCGCCGGCGCCGCGTGCGCCGCGGCATCCGTTCGCCGACTGACGAGTCTCTACTGGCGCTGACTTGTCTTTACTGGCGGAGAATGGGGGATTCGGACCCCGGCTGTGGGCGCTGTGCGCTCACCCGCGGACTCGTACTACGTGGCGGAGAATGGGGGATTCGGACCCCGGCTGTGGGCGCTGTGCGCTCACCCGCGGACTCGTACTACGTGGCGGAGAATGGGGGATTCGGACCCCGGCTGTGGGCGCTGTGCGCTCACCCGCGGACTCGTACTACGTGGCGGAGAATGGGGGATTCGGACCCCGGCTGTGGGCGCTGTGCGCTCACCCGCGGACTCGTACTACGTGGCGGAGAATGAGGGATTCGGACCCCGGCTGTGGGCGCTGTGCGCTCACCCGCGGACTCGTACTACCTGGCGGAGAATGGGGGATTCGGACCCCGGCTGTGGGCGCTGTGCGCTCACCCGCGGACTCGTACTACCTGGCGGAGAATGGGGGATTCGAACCCCCGAGGGCTCTCACCCAACACGCTTTCCAAGCGTGCGCCATAGGCCACTAGGCGAATTCTCCTGGCCGGTCATTTCCCGAAGGTAACAACCTCGAAGAATCTTACCTGTTTCTGGAGGCGCTTGAGAACGCGCTGCGCAGGGACCTGCTTTTGGCTCGGTGGGGCTTTGCGCATAAACTGAGAGCGGCTCCTCGCGTGGCGCTATCTCGGCCAACTCCCCCAGGACGGAAACGTAGCAAGGGTAACTGGGCTCTGGTGGGTGCGCGAGGAGTTTTTTCATGCCCGCGCGGCCTCGAAAAGCGGTTTCCTCAGGGCACTCTGACGCCCACCCGGGCCGAGGTCTGGGCATACCGCGCACTAGTCACTGCGCGCGCGTTGCATACTGCCAATAATTCTGTGATAACGATTCCATATCTACTCATAGACTGGGCTATGCGCGGATCGCGCCCCGACAGTGCCGGAGGCACCCATGGTCAACACGTCCGATAAAACCTTCTTGTGGCCCACCCAGCAGCCACGTCCGCTGAGCGATGAAGCGCTCGCGAGCGTAGACGCCTGGTGGCGAGCCGCGAATTATCTTTCGGTGGGGCAGATCTACCTGCTCGACAATCCGCTACTGCGGGAACCGTTGACCCGCGACCACATTAAGCCTCGTCTGCTCGGGCACTGGGGGACGACCCCTGGACTCAACTTCATTTATGCCCACCTGAACCGCGCAATCCAGGAACGCAAGATCAGCACCCTTTATGTCACCGGCCCCGGCCACGGTGGGCCCGGCATGGTCGCCAACGCCTATCTCGACGGCACGTACACCGAGATCTACCCCGGTGTCGAGCAGAGCGAACGCGGCGTCAAGGCCCTGTTCCGCCAGTTCTCCTTCCCGGGCGGAATCCCGAGCCACGCCTCACCGGAGACCCCCGGTTCGATCCACGAGGGCGGCGAGCTCGGCTACGCCCTCAGCCACGCCTACGGCGCCGCGTTCGACAACCCCGACCTGCTCGTCGCGGCCGTCGTCGGCGACGGCGAGGCCGAGACCGGACCGCTCGCCACCAGCTGGCACTCCAACAAGTTCGTCGACCCGCTCGTCGACGGCGTCGTACTGCCGATCCTGCACCTCAACGGGTACAAGATCGCCAACCCGACCATCCTCGCCCGCATCCCCGAGGAGGAACTCCTCGACTTGATGCGTGGCTACGGCCACAAGCCGTACATCGTTTCAGGAGGATTCAACGAGGAAGACCCGCTCCTCGTGCACCAGCGCATGGCCGAGACCCTCGACGAGGTCCTCAACGAGATCGCCGACATCAAGGCCCGCGCCCTCGCCGACGACACTGAGCGTCCGCGCTGGCCGATGATCATCCTGCGCACCCCCAAGGGCTGGACCTGCCCGACCACGATCGACGGTCTCAAGGTCGTCGACTCCTGGCGCTCGCACCAGGTGCCGCTCAGCAACGCCCGCGACACCGAGGCGCACACCCGCCTCCTCGAGGGCTGGCTCGCCTCCTACCACCCCGAAGAGCTGTTCGACGAGTCCGGTGCGCCGGTCGCGAAGATCACAGGGCTCGCCCCGGACGGTGAGCTGCGGATGAGCGCGAATCCCGTCGCCAACGGCGGCCTGCTCCGCAAGGAGCTGCGCCTCCCGGACTTCCACGACTATGCGGTCGACGTTCCCTCCCCTGGAGCCACGACGGATGAGGCCACGAAGGTCCTCGGAACCTGGCTCGCGGATGTCATCAGGGACAACCCCGACAACTTCCGGATCTTCGGGCCGGATGAGACAGCATCCAACCGTCTCGCCCCCGCCGTGTTCGCTGCGACGGAGAAGACCTGGAACGCCGAATACCACGAGGGCGACACCAACCTCGAACGCGCCGGCCGCATCATGGAGATGCTCAGTGAGCACCAGTGCCAGGGCTGGCTCGAGGGCTACCTGCTCACCGGTCGCCACGGCCTGTTCAACTGCTACGAGGCCTTCATCCACATCGTCGACTCGATGTTCAACCAGCACGCGAAGTGGCTCAAGGTCACCCGCGAGATCCCGTGGCGCCGCTCGATCTCGAGCCTCAACTACCTGCTCTCCTCGCACGTCTGGCGCCAGGACCACAACGGCTTCTCCCACCAGGACCCGGGCTTCATCGACCACGTCGTGAACAAGAGCGCGGATGTCGTGCGCGTTTACCTGCCCTTCGACGCGAACACACTGCTCTCGATCTACGACCACTGCCTGCGCAGCGTCGACTACGTGAACGTCGTCGTCGCAGGCAAGCAGCCCGCACCGAACTGGCTCACCATGGACCAGGCCGTCGCGCACTGCGACCGCGGCCTCGGCATCTTCGACTGGGCAGGCACCGAAATCGCCGACACCGAACCGGATGTCGTCCTCGCCGCAGCCGGAGAGGTCCCGACCCTCGAGATCCTCGCCGCCGCCGCGATACTGCGCGAAGCGATGCCCGACCTCAAGGTCCGCGTCGTCAACGTCGTCGACCTGATGCGCCTGCAGTCCGAGGCGGACCACCCGCACGGACTCAGCGACGCCGAGTTCGACGCCTACTTCACCGCGAACAAGCCGATCGTGTTCGCCTACCACGGGTACCCGTGGCTGATCCACCGCCTGACCTACAAGCGCCACGGACACGCGAACCTGCACGCCCGCGGGTACAAGGAGAACGGCACGACGACGACCCCGTTCGACATGGTCATGCTCAACGACCTCGACCGGTATCACCTGGTGATGGACGTGATCGACCGCGTCCCCGGACTCGGCGCGCGCGCCGGTGTTCTCCGCCAGGAAATGCAGGATGCCCGCCTCCGCGCCCGGGACTACACGCGTGCATTCGGTGAGGACATTCCCGCGGTCACCGAGTGGGTGTGGGATGCAAACGGCATCGGCGCCACCCCGGTCGATGTGGGACTTTCGACCGGTGGGGATAACGTCTAATCGTGGCTGACAGCATTTACATCACCTCCGCCGAGGGTTATACAGGCAAATCTACGATCGCGCTGGGTGTTTTGGACACCCTGCTTCGTTCGGTCGAACGGGTCGGCGTCTTCCGTCCCGTCGCCCGTTCTTCCAACCATCCCGACTACGTGCTCGAGCTCCTGCTCGAGCACCTCTCCGCAGGCAAGGCCGCGAGTGCGACCGCCGCAACGAGCACCCCACTCACTTACGACGAATGCGTGGGCGTACATTATGACGAGGTCCACCTCGACCCCGATGCGGCACTCGGTCGTATCGTTCAGCGTTATAAGGCCGTCGAGGCCCAGTGTGACGCGGTCGTCGTCATCGGAAGCGATTACACCGACGTCGGCAGCCCCACCGAGCTCGCCTTCAACCTCCGCATCGCCGCCAACCTCGGCGTCCCTGTGCTTTTGGTTCTCGGCGGACGCGTGGGCTCCGGCCAGGGCGAGACGCTCAACCAGGATGACAGGCTCGGTCAGAGCGACCCGCGCACGCCGGACGACATCCGCCAGCTGACGGATGTCACCATCG
This genomic window contains:
- a CDS encoding potassium transporter TrkG, with protein sequence MPDSPSVQRRAQPPRFRAHPAQAGVAAFALAILVGTALLMLPIARVGPGGSSLLEAIFTATSAVCVTGLVVVDTATHWTPFGQVVIMLLIQVGGLGVMTFASVVGLSVLRKMSLRSRITAAAEVKSVGLEDVRGLVLGVVGTSVLIELCIAVVLSLRFLFGYGEPLGRALWLGLFHAVSSFNNAGFALFSDNMISYATDPWICLPLAAAVILGGLGFPVLVQLRRYPRLPRKWVMNTRLVLAGTVVLLVAGTVYLTAVEWSNPSTLGPLGWPDKILVGFFQSVQARTAGFNSIDWGQMDSASLLGTDVLMLIGGGPAGTAGGIKITTFAVLFFVLVAEIRGEGTVTVFGKQLARSVQRQAITIVLIAVAVIAFSTVILMLLTDFSLDALLFEVISAFATVGLSTGITAAFPPGGQAVLMLLMFIGRLGPIAFASALALRQRPSTFELPIERPILG
- a CDS encoding TrkA family potassium uptake protein, whose translation is MAKFSLFGRRSSSRLTQEDAVVVIGLGRFGSSLALELMKSGTEVLGIDGDADIVQAHNGLLTHVVRADSTKEETLRQLAVADFSTAVVAIGGDIQANILTASLLLKLGIGNIWAKAVSEPHGAILDQLGVTHVIYPEKDMGKRVAHLVRGVMQDYLEIGDNFALVKMAPPRVIVGVPLGESRVRPVHGVTVTAFLHEGAGWSYTTLETVLEAGDVILVAGETERVEAFSRLR
- a CDS encoding phosphoketolase family protein, yielding MVNTSDKTFLWPTQQPRPLSDEALASVDAWWRAANYLSVGQIYLLDNPLLREPLTRDHIKPRLLGHWGTTPGLNFIYAHLNRAIQERKISTLYVTGPGHGGPGMVANAYLDGTYTEIYPGVEQSERGVKALFRQFSFPGGIPSHASPETPGSIHEGGELGYALSHAYGAAFDNPDLLVAAVVGDGEAETGPLATSWHSNKFVDPLVDGVVLPILHLNGYKIANPTILARIPEEELLDLMRGYGHKPYIVSGGFNEEDPLLVHQRMAETLDEVLNEIADIKARALADDTERPRWPMIILRTPKGWTCPTTIDGLKVVDSWRSHQVPLSNARDTEAHTRLLEGWLASYHPEELFDESGAPVAKITGLAPDGELRMSANPVANGGLLRKELRLPDFHDYAVDVPSPGATTDEATKVLGTWLADVIRDNPDNFRIFGPDETASNRLAPAVFAATEKTWNAEYHEGDTNLERAGRIMEMLSEHQCQGWLEGYLLTGRHGLFNCYEAFIHIVDSMFNQHAKWLKVTREIPWRRSISSLNYLLSSHVWRQDHNGFSHQDPGFIDHVVNKSADVVRVYLPFDANTLLSIYDHCLRSVDYVNVVVAGKQPAPNWLTMDQAVAHCDRGLGIFDWAGTEIADTEPDVVLAAAGEVPTLEILAAAAILREAMPDLKVRVVNVVDLMRLQSEADHPHGLSDAEFDAYFTANKPIVFAYHGYPWLIHRLTYKRHGHANLHARGYKENGTTTTPFDMVMLNDLDRYHLVMDVIDRVPGLGARAGVLRQEMQDARLRARDYTRAFGEDIPAVTEWVWDANGIGATPVDVGLSTGGDNV